The Labeo rohita strain BAU-BD-2019 chromosome 22, IGBB_LRoh.1.0, whole genome shotgun sequence genomic sequence TTAAGAATATATGCTATTTACCAATAAGtgtaaatagtattttcttagcggtagatgctatttacactaagtgcacaTAACATTGGATTCTATTtgcactaagtgaaaatagtatttttagtgATATGCTATTAACTAAGTGCAAATAACTaaagattctatttacactaagttaAAATGGCAAGATTTTCGGCTATTTATACTTCAAATATCTGCACATCAGTATTGTAGTACTATACTAGTATTAcaaaacagtataaaataataacatactgaatgtaaatttgaaattaaatttagtttattaaatAGATGCTACCTAATGAATGGGACAATAACCCTctctacacctaccctaaccctacccaatactttttcaactttttaattattattgaaaataaatgtatatccAATGTGATATGAGATCTGAAAAGGGAGAAGAACAGTTTTGCAAAAGGTGGATTTGAACCCGAGTCAATCGTGTCAAAATGACTGTGCATGCACTTCACCATCTACGCCACTGGAGctgttgttaaataaatgtcttttgtagtgttgactagccCAATTGCACGTTGGTGGGTGGGGTTAATGCAAATAGCCTCTGCAAACAAagcaggctatttgcacttagtttAAGTAGACACTCCAACTATTACCCTGTTAACCACTGTACTTTTTCTAGGAATTGTTTATATAGTATGTCCTAATTTGtaagacatttttataaatggcAAAGCATTTGTTGAATGAAAAAAAGTGCATCTCTGactgtttctgtttgttctgCAGGTGTGTTTGGTGTTGATCCAGATGGAGTAAACACAGCAATAGAGGGAGATTCTCTTACTCTACAGACTAATTTTACTGAAATGCAGAAGGATGGTCTAATAGAGTGGAAAATTAATGGAACTCAAATAGCAAAAATCAATAAAGGAACTGGTAAAGTTGAATACAGTGATGATAAATTGATGATGATGTTTCGTGACAGACTTAATCTGGATCAAACTGGATTTCTCACCATCTGGAACATCAGAATCAAACACTCGGGTGAATATAACGTAGAGAGTACCAGCAGCGCAGGGACCATATCCAAGACATTCAAAGTTATTGTGAAAGgtaaattcaacattttattcataaactTTTGCtgcctttgtttttgttaacagaattgtaataattttagacatgaatgtaacttttttttagacTCTCCACTCAAGTCTATTGAGGATAAAGATGAAATAAAGGTATTGTCAGCCATGAAAGGAAATTCTAAAACTCTAAACACTgaaactaaacaaaagaaacatGATCTAATACTGTGGAGATTTGGAGCTGAAGGATCTCTCATTGCTAAAGGTGATACAGAAGACAATCGTACATCATACTACGATGGTgatgatgggagattcagaggcAAACTGGAGCTGGACAGtaagactggatctctgaccatcacagaCCTCGAAACTCAACATGCTGGAGACTTTAGACTAAAAATCATCAGTGACAGAAGCATCTTACTCAAAAGATTCATTGTTACTGTCTCTGGTGAGTCACATTATTCTTTCAAAACTATTTAGATAGCCCATTAAATATTTAGATACTCAGATAGTTATTCGTAGTGTTTGTTAAAGATCAGATCACACTAATGACTGACTGTCTTTATCATTATAGTACAGGCCCGGCTCCCACCCAATCAGAAGCTTGGCCCACCCTGGCCCCACACTAAATTGGAGCGATATTCAGTTTGCTAgattttaatttgtctttttttttctaaccgCTCACAccccaaaacattttaatattgtatatagtTTTCGTGCTATCAATACGCAGGGTATTGAAATTGCTTTTgctctgtttactttcacttttgctttCGTGATTAAAGCGCACTCTGTGTAAAGGATGTTTGTCATTGA encodes the following:
- the LOC127154103 gene encoding uncharacterized protein LOC127154103 isoform X1, translated to MMNMFLFFLFIFLTDGVFGVDPDGVNTAIEGDSLTLQTNFTEMQKDGLIEWKINGTQIAKINKGTGKVEYSDDKLMMMFRDRLNLDQTGFLTIWNIRIKHSGEYNVESTSSAGTISKTFKVIVKDSPLKSIEDKDEIKVLSAMKGNSKTLNTETKQKKHDLILWRFGAEGSLIAKGDTEDNRTSYYDGDDGRFRGKLELDSKTGSLTITDLETQHAGDFRLKIISDRSILLKRFIVTVSDVSDPGVSPGAVAGIVICCCCSADGCSWWCFLLSPQDQD